Proteins encoded in a region of the Raphanus sativus cultivar WK10039 chromosome 8, ASM80110v3, whole genome shotgun sequence genome:
- the LOC108819140 gene encoding protein CHUP1, chloroplastic isoform X1, protein MLPNGEDDSDLMRLVKELQASLMKNDKLEKENHDLRQEVARLRAQVSNLKAHDNERKSMLWKKLQSSYDGGNTDAATNLKAPESVKSNIKAHEVKNPNLKPTVKEQSTAIKPPPPPPLPSKTTLGKRSVRRAPEVVELYRALTKRESHMGNKINQNGVSSPTFSANMIGEIENRSKYLSDIKSDTDRHREHIHFLISKVEAATFTDISEVETFVKWIDGELSSLVDERAVLKHFPKWPERKADSLREAACSYRALKNLETEILSFKENPKEHLKQILQKIQSLQDRLEEAVNSTERTRDSTGKRYKDFQIPWEWMLDAGLIGQLKYSSLRLAQAYMKRITKELESNGGGKEGNLLLQGVRFAYTIHQLNIFQFAGGFDEETLRIFNELKKITTSESKKINK, encoded by the exons ATGTTACCAAATGGAGAGGACGATTCGGATCTTATGCGTCTGGTGAAGGAGCTTCAAGCCTCTTTAATGAAGAACGATAAACTGGAGAAGGAAAATCACGATCTGCGCCAAGAAGTAGCACGCCTGCGAGCACAAGTAAGCAATCTTAAAGCACATGACAATGAGAGGAAATCAATGTTATGGAAGAAGTTGCAGAGCTCGTATGATGGTGGCAACACAGACGCAGCAACTAATCTGAAAGCGCCAGAGAGTGTCAAATCCAACATAAAGGCTCATGAGGTAAAGAATCCAAACCTGAAGCCAACGGTCAAAGAACAATCTACAGCGATAAAGCCGCCACCGCCTCCACCACTTCCATCAAAAACAACACTTGGGAAAAGGTCCGTGCGGCGTGCTCCGGAAGTTGTAGAGTTGTATCGTGCCCTCACGAAGAGAGAGTCTCATATGGGCAACAAGATCAATCAGAACGGAGTCTCGTCTCCTACATTCAGTGCAAACATGATTGGTGAGATTGAGAACCGCTCCAAATATCTTTCAGAT ATCAAATCAGACACTGACAGACACAGAGAACATATCCATTTCTTAATCAGTAAGGTGGAGGCTGCAACATTTACAGACATATCAGAGGTGGAGACGTTTGTGAAATGGATAGACGGCGAACTATCTTCCTTGGTTGACGAAAGGGCAGTCCTAAAGCATTTCCCTAAATGGCCAGAGCGTAAAGCTGACTCACTAAGAGAGGCTGCTTGCAGCTACAGAGCGCTAAAGAACCTCGAAACTGAAATTTTGTCATTCAAGGAAAATCCAAAGGAACATCTAAAGCAGATCTTGCAAAAGATTCAGTCGTTACAAGACAG GTTAGAAGAAGCTGTTAACAGCACAGAGAGGACAAGAGACAGTACAGGGAAGAGATACAAGGATTTTCAGATACCGTGGGAGTGGATGCTCGACGCAGGACTGATTGGACAG CTAAAATACAGCTCGCTGAGACTAGCTCAGGCGTACATGAAGCGAATAACCAAGGAGCTGGAATCAAATGGAGGCGGTAAAGAAGGGAATCTATTGCTTCAAGGGGTCAGATTTGCCTACACAATACACcag CTCAACATTTTTCAGTTTGCTGGCGGTTTTGACGAAGAAACATTACGCATATTTAATGAGCTAAAGAAGATCACTACAAGTGAATCCAAGAAGATAAATAAGTAA
- the LOC108833360 gene encoding zinc finger protein CONSTANS-LIKE 7 isoform X3: protein MDTQRLPKKEEDDYQPSSTIESMNAFSQDQHNYSMDDFDSILDLNIDGSKCSQQLIWDFFKEDGEDEEEKRLSTDQEGSSSGVWDNMSAEYEDKELGLKLNLNHQEVIDAWSDRRQQPLWTDNANLMAPTSAVYSGEVPVMDEERNTRREASVLRYKEKRQSRLFSKKIRYQVRKLNADKRPRFKGRFVKRET, encoded by the exons ATGGATACACAAAGATTAcccaagaaagaagaagatgattatCAACCTTCCTCAACAATCGAGTCCATGAATGCTTTCTCTCAAGACCAACACAACTACTCTATGGATGATTTTGACAGCATCTTGGACCTCAACATTGACGGTTCCAAATGCTCTCAACAACTCATCTGGGATTTCTTTAAAGAAGATGGCGAAGATGAAGAGGAAAAAAGATTGAGTACTGATCAAGAAGGCTCAAGTTCTGGGGTTTGGGATAATATGTCAGCGGAGTATGAAGACAAAGAGTTGGGTCTGAAGCTTAACTTGAACCATCAAGAAGTTATTGATGCTTGGTCTGATCGCCGCCAGCAACCTCTGTGGACGGATAACGCAAATTTAATGGCTCCGACCAGTGCCGTTTAT AGTGGAGAAGTGCCGGTGATGGATGAAGAGAGAAACACGAGAAGAGAAGCGAGTGTGTTGAGATACAAAGAGAAGAGACAAAGTAGGCTCTTCTCTAAGAAGATAAGGTATCAAGTCAGAAAGCTCAACGCCGATAAACGACCACGTTTCAAG GGTCGGTTCGTGAAAAGGGAGACTTAA
- the LOC108833359 gene encoding uncharacterized protein LOC108833359 — protein sequence MEEENNNAGSDSDSNSVDEPQDYYEPISAVDLDGEHNDEEEEEDNYLPINGDGFSNGHCTIPEAVDGMSSVSINGHAEAKSDDTEVETETETETTPDSEIRTAFEEDERRRRSPLLVENAARVMEAMRAISFPGTAPDWASDVNEDRWVDQLRRLRSTSQ from the exons ATGGAAGAAG AGAACAACAACGCCGGGAGCGACTCAGACTCTAACTCCGTCGACGAGCCTCAGGACTATTACGAACCGATCTCAGCCGTCGATCTAGACGGCGAACATAacgatgaggaagaagaagaagacaattaTCTCCCGATCAATGGAGACGGCTTCAGTAACGGCCACTGTACGATCCCGGAAGCAGTGGACGGAATGTCCTCTGTTAGTATAAACGGACACGCAGAGGCCAAGAGTGATGATACCGAAGTAGAGACAGAGACGGAGACTGAGACGACGCCAGATTCGGAGATCCGTACAGCGTTTGAGGAAGACGAGCGGCGTAGGAGATCGCCGTTACTGGTGGAGAACGCGGCTAGGGTTATGGAGGCAATGCGCGCCATCTCGTTCCCTGGAACGGCTCCTGATTGGGCCTCCGATGTTAATGAGGATCGTTGGGTTGATCAGCTTCGTAGATTGAGATCCACTTCTCAGTAA
- the LOC108833360 gene encoding protein CHLOROPLAST IMPORT APPARATUS 2 isoform X1 yields MDTQRLPKKEEDDYQPSSTIESMNAFSQDQHNYSMDDFDSILDLNIDGSKCSQQLIWDFFKEDGEDEEEKRLSTDQEGSSSGVWDNMSAEYEDKELGLKLNLNHQEVIDAWSDRRQQPLWTDNANLMAPTSAVYSGEVPVMDEERNTRREASVLRYKEKRQSRLFSKKIRYQVRKLNADKRPRFKVTLLFLFFLLLLHLNLLSFIIIVIYFHDICFVLNKPKTFL; encoded by the exons ATGGATACACAAAGATTAcccaagaaagaagaagatgattatCAACCTTCCTCAACAATCGAGTCCATGAATGCTTTCTCTCAAGACCAACACAACTACTCTATGGATGATTTTGACAGCATCTTGGACCTCAACATTGACGGTTCCAAATGCTCTCAACAACTCATCTGGGATTTCTTTAAAGAAGATGGCGAAGATGAAGAGGAAAAAAGATTGAGTACTGATCAAGAAGGCTCAAGTTCTGGGGTTTGGGATAATATGTCAGCGGAGTATGAAGACAAAGAGTTGGGTCTGAAGCTTAACTTGAACCATCAAGAAGTTATTGATGCTTGGTCTGATCGCCGCCAGCAACCTCTGTGGACGGATAACGCAAATTTAATGGCTCCGACCAGTGCCGTTTAT AGTGGAGAAGTGCCGGTGATGGATGAAGAGAGAAACACGAGAAGAGAAGCGAGTGTGTTGAGATACAAAGAGAAGAGACAAAGTAGGCTCTTCTCTAAGAAGATAAGGTATCAAGTCAGAAAGCTCAACGCCGATAAACGACCACGTTTCAAGGTCACTCTCTTATTCCTTTTTTTCCTTCTACTTCTACATCTTAACCTACTCTCCTTTATAATTATCGTTATTTACTTTCATGACATTTGTTTTGTGCTAAATAAACCTAAAACTTTCTTATGA
- the LOC108833360 gene encoding zinc finger protein CONSTANS-LIKE 7 isoform X2, whose translation MDTQRLPKKEEDDYQPSSTIESMNAFSQDQHNYSMDDFDSILDLNIDGSKCSQQLIWDFFKEDGEDEEEKRLSTDQEGSSSGVWDNMSAEYEDKELGLKLNLNHQEVIDAWSDRRQQPLWTDNANLMAPTSAVYSGEVPVMDEERNTRREASVLRYKEKRQSRLFSKKIRYQVRKLNADKRPRFKKKRCKISYKTKELKIT comes from the exons ATGGATACACAAAGATTAcccaagaaagaagaagatgattatCAACCTTCCTCAACAATCGAGTCCATGAATGCTTTCTCTCAAGACCAACACAACTACTCTATGGATGATTTTGACAGCATCTTGGACCTCAACATTGACGGTTCCAAATGCTCTCAACAACTCATCTGGGATTTCTTTAAAGAAGATGGCGAAGATGAAGAGGAAAAAAGATTGAGTACTGATCAAGAAGGCTCAAGTTCTGGGGTTTGGGATAATATGTCAGCGGAGTATGAAGACAAAGAGTTGGGTCTGAAGCTTAACTTGAACCATCAAGAAGTTATTGATGCTTGGTCTGATCGCCGCCAGCAACCTCTGTGGACGGATAACGCAAATTTAATGGCTCCGACCAGTGCCGTTTAT AGTGGAGAAGTGCCGGTGATGGATGAAGAGAGAAACACGAGAAGAGAAGCGAGTGTGTTGAGATACAAAGAGAAGAGACAAAGTAGGCTCTTCTCTAAGAAGATAAGGTATCAAGTCAGAAAGCTCAACGCCGATAAACGACCACGTTTCAAG aaaaagagatgcAAAATATCTTATAAAACAAAGGAGTTGAAGATTACATGA
- the LOC130498474 gene encoding gamma-interferon-responsive lysosomal thiol protein-like — protein MLVFPFMASMPRSKHLLLICYVSLLCFVSLSSSSSDLSGASLPSSSKVSLSLYYESLCPACSSFIVDHLVKLFDDDVISIVDLHLSPWGNTYLRPDNVTALCQHGEVECFLDTVEACAIDSWPKLSDHFPFIYCVESLVTEHKYDKWETCYEKLNLSSKPVADCLSSGRGQKLELKYAAETSALQPPHEYVPWVVVDGQPLYEDYENFISYICKAYKGNKVPGACAKYSSYDFIRSVKVNRFPLVCMKGVNTMWDLLERIKTSLSSYLNIRGLL, from the exons ATGCTTGTCTTTCCATTCATGGCGTCGATGCCGAGGAGCAAACATCTTCTCCTGATCTGTTACGTTTCTCTTCTTTGCTTTGTATCACTGTCGTCTTCATCATCTGATCTCTCTGGTGCATCTCTACCATCTTCGTCGAAAGTCTCGCTGAGCCTGTACTACGAGTCTCTCTGTCCAgcctgttcttcattcatagtTGACCACCTCGTGAAGCTCTTTGATGACGATGTCATATCCATCGTTGATCTCCATCTATCTCCCTGGGGCAACACCTACCTCCGCCCCGACAATGTCACTGCCCTTTGCCAG CACGGGGAAGTTGAATGTTTCTTGGATACGGTGGAAGCGTGTGCCATTGATTCTTGGCCGAAACTG AGCGATCATTTCCCTTTCATCTACTGTGTTGAGAGTTTGGTGACAGAACACAAGTACGATAAGTGGGAGACTTGTTATGAGAAGCTCAATCTGAGCTCAAAGCCTGTTGCTGATTGCCTCAGCAGTGGACGTGGACAAAAA CTTGAGTTGAAGTATGCTGCAGAAACGAGTGCACTTCAGCCGCCTCATGAATATGTGCCATGGGTAGTCGTGGATGGTCAGCCACTTTATGAG GATTATGAAAATTTCATAAGCTACATCTGCAAGGCATACAAAGGTAATAAAGTGCCTGGAGCTTGTGCCAAGTATTCATCATACGACTTCATTCGCAGTGTGAAAGTGAATCGCTTCCCTCTGGTTTGCATGAAAGGAGTCAATACGATGTGGGATTTATTGGAACGTATCAAAACCTCTTTATCCTCGTACCTCAACATCAGAGGCCTGCTATAA
- the LOC108819140 gene encoding protein CHUP1, chloroplastic isoform X3 — protein sequence MLPNGEDDSDLMRLVKELQASLMKNDKLEKENHDLRQEVARLRAQVSNLKAHDNERKSMLWKKLQSSYDGGNTDAATNLKAPESVKSNIKAHEVKNPNLKPTVKEQSTAIKPPPPPPLPSKTTLGKRSVRRAPEVVELYRALTKRESHMGNKINQNGVSSPTFSANMIGEIENRSKYLSDIKSDTDRHREHIHFLISKVEAATFTDISEVETFVKWIDGELSSLVDERAVLKHFPKWPERKADSLREAACSYRALKNLETEILSFKENPKEHLKQILQKIQSLQDRLEEAVNSTERTRDSTGKRYKDFQIPWEWMLDAGLIGQVGD from the exons ATGTTACCAAATGGAGAGGACGATTCGGATCTTATGCGTCTGGTGAAGGAGCTTCAAGCCTCTTTAATGAAGAACGATAAACTGGAGAAGGAAAATCACGATCTGCGCCAAGAAGTAGCACGCCTGCGAGCACAAGTAAGCAATCTTAAAGCACATGACAATGAGAGGAAATCAATGTTATGGAAGAAGTTGCAGAGCTCGTATGATGGTGGCAACACAGACGCAGCAACTAATCTGAAAGCGCCAGAGAGTGTCAAATCCAACATAAAGGCTCATGAGGTAAAGAATCCAAACCTGAAGCCAACGGTCAAAGAACAATCTACAGCGATAAAGCCGCCACCGCCTCCACCACTTCCATCAAAAACAACACTTGGGAAAAGGTCCGTGCGGCGTGCTCCGGAAGTTGTAGAGTTGTATCGTGCCCTCACGAAGAGAGAGTCTCATATGGGCAACAAGATCAATCAGAACGGAGTCTCGTCTCCTACATTCAGTGCAAACATGATTGGTGAGATTGAGAACCGCTCCAAATATCTTTCAGAT ATCAAATCAGACACTGACAGACACAGAGAACATATCCATTTCTTAATCAGTAAGGTGGAGGCTGCAACATTTACAGACATATCAGAGGTGGAGACGTTTGTGAAATGGATAGACGGCGAACTATCTTCCTTGGTTGACGAAAGGGCAGTCCTAAAGCATTTCCCTAAATGGCCAGAGCGTAAAGCTGACTCACTAAGAGAGGCTGCTTGCAGCTACAGAGCGCTAAAGAACCTCGAAACTGAAATTTTGTCATTCAAGGAAAATCCAAAGGAACATCTAAAGCAGATCTTGCAAAAGATTCAGTCGTTACAAGACAG GTTAGAAGAAGCTGTTAACAGCACAGAGAGGACAAGAGACAGTACAGGGAAGAGATACAAGGATTTTCAGATACCGTGGGAGTGGATGCTCGACGCAGGACTGATTGGACAGGTAGGTGACTGA
- the LOC108822311 gene encoding 6-phosphofructo-2-kinase/fructose-2,6-bisphosphatase has protein sequence MGSSASKNTEEEEDDGSNGGGGQLYVSLKMENSKVEGELTPHVYGSVPIIGSWDPSKALPLQRESASISELSFVVPPDHETLDFKFLLKPKDRNTPCIVEEGENRLLAGGSLRGDARVALFKLEGDVVVEFRVFIKADRVSPFDLAASWRAYRENLQPSTVRGIPDVSINPDPSALENCPSESLELDLEHYEVPAPAASANSSLVYAADNAENPRSLSASGSFVNDNTPKGAASNSPRVSGVSVDGSPSAEEMKIMVPDSSDTSSALGVGESKSVGILSPFQHKDGQRGLFVDRGVGSPRLVKSVSASSFLVDLKLDAQTKNSMPAAAGAVAAAAVADQMLGPKEDRHLAIVLVGLPARGKTFTAAKLTRYLRWLGHDTKHFNVGKYRRLKHGVNMSADFFRADNPEGVEARTEVAALAMEDMIAWMQEGGQVGIFDATNSTRARRNMLMKMAEGKCKIIFLETICNDERIIERNIRLKIQQSPDYAEETDFEAGVRDFRDRLANYERVYEPVEEGSYIKMIDMVSGNGGQIQVNNISGYLPGRIVFFLVNTHLTPRPILLTRHGESMDNVRGRTGGDSVISESGKIYAKKLANFVEKRLKNEKAASIWTSTLQRTIMTASPIVGFPKVQWRALDEINSGVCDGMTYEEIKKNMPEEYESRRKDKLRYRYPRGESYLDVIQRLEPVIIELERQRAPVVVISHQAVLRALYAYFADRPLKEIPQIEMPLHTIIEIQMGVSGVQEKRYKLMD, from the exons ATGGGGTCGAGTGCATCGAAGaacactgaagaagaagaagacgatggcTCCAATGGCGGAGGAGGCCAGCTCTACGTTTCACTCAAAATGGAGAACTCCAAGGTCGAAGGCGAGCTTACTCCTCATGTCTACGGCTCTGTTCCTATCATCGGCTCTTGGGATCCTTCCAAAGCT CTTCCGTTGCAACGTGAATCTGCGTCAATATCTGAACTGAGCTTCGTTGTTCCTCCTGATCACG AGACTTTggattttaagtttttgttgaAGCCAAAGGATAGAAACACGCCTTGCATAGTGGAGGAAGGTGAGAACAGGCTTCTCGCAGGCGGCTCGTTGCGAGGAGATGCTAGAGTAGCTCTGTTTAAGCTGGAAGGTGATGTGGTTGTTGAGTTCAGAGTGTTCATCAAAGCTGACAGAGTTTCTCCCTTTGATCTCGCTGCTAGCTGGCGAGCTTATAGGGAGAACCTCCAGCCTTCTACTGTACGTGGAATCCCTGACGTCAGCATCAATCCTGATCCATCAGCTCTCGAg AATTGTCCTTCGGAAAGTTTGGAGCTTGATCTTGAGCATTATGAGGTTCCTGCTCCTGCAGCTTCTGCGAACTCGTCTCTTGTTTATGCGGCTGACAATGCGGAGAATCCGCGGTCTCTTTCAGCTTCTGGTTCGTTTGTTAATGACAATACCCCAAAGGGGGCGGCATCGAACAGTCCTAGAGTTTCTGGTGTTAGCGTTGATGGGTCGCCGTCTGCAGAG GAAATGAAGATCATGGTTCCCGATTCCTCGGATACGTCTTCGGCTTTAGGAGTGGGTGAGTCGAAGTCAGTGGGGATACTCTCACCTTTCCAGCACAAAGATGGTCAAAGGGGACTCTTTGTTGATCGTGGTGTTGGCTCCCCTAGGCTTGTCAAGTCTGTTAGTGCTAGCTCTTTTTTGGTTGACCTCAAACTTGATGCGCAAACCAAG AATTCAATGCCAGCCGCTGCAGGAGCTGTTGCTGCAGCAGCGGTTGCTGACCAGATGCTTGGACCTAAAGAAGATAGACACCTAGCAATTGTTCTG GTAGGCTTGCCAGCTCGAGGAAAGACTTTTACTGCAGCAAAGTTGACAAGATATCTACGCTGGTTGGGCCACGATACAAAGCATTTTAATGTTGGAAAG TATCGACGGCTAAAACATGGAGTTAACATG TCTGCTGATTTCTTTCGAGCTGACAATCCAGAAGGTGTAGAGGCAAGAACCGAG GTAGCAGCACTTGCCATGGAGGACATGATAGCTTGGATGCAAGAAGGTGGTCAA GTCGGAATCTTTGATGCAACTAATAGCACACGAGCTAGACGGAATATGTTGATGAAAATGGCTGAAGGGAAGTGTAAG ATAATTTTTCTGGAAACAATATGCAATGATGAACGCATTATTGAAAGGAACATACGTCTTAAAATACAGCAAAGTCCTGATTATGCAGAAGA GACGGATTTTGAAGCTGGAGTGAGAGACTTTAGAGACCGTTTGGCCAATTATGAGAGG GTTTATGAGCCTGTTGAAGAAGGTTCTTACATCAAAATGATTGATATGGTCAGCGGTAATGGTGGACAGATACAA GTGAACAATATTAGTGGTTACCTTCCTGGAAGAATTGTGTTCTTCTTG GTGAATACGCATCTTACTCCACGACCAATACTACTCACTCGGCATGGAGAAAGTATGGATAATGTTAGAGGCCGAACTGGAGGAGACAGTGTTATAAG CGAATCTGGAAAAATTTATGCAAAGAAACTTGCCAACTTTGTCGAGAAGCGACTGAAAAACGAAAAGGCTGCTTCG ATTTGGACCAGTACACTTCAGAGAACAATCATGACAGCAAGTCCCATAGTCGGATTTCCAAAG GTGCAATGGCGTGCCCTGGACGAGATCAACTCTGGAGTCTGCGATGGAATGACATATGAAGAGATAAAGAAGAACATGCCAGAAGAGTACGA ATCTCGGAGAAAGGACAAACTGCGATACAGATACCCCCGTGGAGAGTCCTACCTCGATGTAATTCAACG GCTGGAACCTGTGATCATCGAGTTAGAACGACAAAGAGCTCCTGTCGTCGTCATATCTCACCAG GCCGTTCTGAGGGCCTTGTATGCATATTTTGCGGATCGTCCCCTCAAAGAAATACCCCAGATCGAG ATGCCGCTGCACACTATCATAGAGATACAGATGGGAGTTTCTGGTGTGCAAGAGAAGCGCTACAAACTCATGGACTGA
- the LOC108819140 gene encoding protein CHUP1, chloroplastic isoform X2 produces the protein MLPNGEDDSDLMRLVKELQASLMKNDKLEKENHDLRQEVARLRAQVSNLKAHDNERKSMLWKKLQSSYDGGNTDAATNLKAPESVKSNIKAHEVKNPNLKPTVKEQSTAIKPPPPPPLPSKTTLGKRSVRRAPEVVELYRALTKRESHMGNKINQNGVSSPTFSANMIGEIENRSKYLSDIKSDTDRHREHIHFLISKVEAATFTDISEVETFVKWIDGELSSLVDERAVLKHFPKWPERKADSLREAACSYRALKNLETEILSFKENPKEHLKQILQKIQSLQDRLEEAVNSTERTRDSTGKRYKDFQIPWEWMLDAGLIGQLKYSSLRLAQAYMKRITKELESNGGGKEGNLLLQGVRFAYTIHQFAGGFDEETLRIFNELKKITTSESKKINK, from the exons ATGTTACCAAATGGAGAGGACGATTCGGATCTTATGCGTCTGGTGAAGGAGCTTCAAGCCTCTTTAATGAAGAACGATAAACTGGAGAAGGAAAATCACGATCTGCGCCAAGAAGTAGCACGCCTGCGAGCACAAGTAAGCAATCTTAAAGCACATGACAATGAGAGGAAATCAATGTTATGGAAGAAGTTGCAGAGCTCGTATGATGGTGGCAACACAGACGCAGCAACTAATCTGAAAGCGCCAGAGAGTGTCAAATCCAACATAAAGGCTCATGAGGTAAAGAATCCAAACCTGAAGCCAACGGTCAAAGAACAATCTACAGCGATAAAGCCGCCACCGCCTCCACCACTTCCATCAAAAACAACACTTGGGAAAAGGTCCGTGCGGCGTGCTCCGGAAGTTGTAGAGTTGTATCGTGCCCTCACGAAGAGAGAGTCTCATATGGGCAACAAGATCAATCAGAACGGAGTCTCGTCTCCTACATTCAGTGCAAACATGATTGGTGAGATTGAGAACCGCTCCAAATATCTTTCAGAT ATCAAATCAGACACTGACAGACACAGAGAACATATCCATTTCTTAATCAGTAAGGTGGAGGCTGCAACATTTACAGACATATCAGAGGTGGAGACGTTTGTGAAATGGATAGACGGCGAACTATCTTCCTTGGTTGACGAAAGGGCAGTCCTAAAGCATTTCCCTAAATGGCCAGAGCGTAAAGCTGACTCACTAAGAGAGGCTGCTTGCAGCTACAGAGCGCTAAAGAACCTCGAAACTGAAATTTTGTCATTCAAGGAAAATCCAAAGGAACATCTAAAGCAGATCTTGCAAAAGATTCAGTCGTTACAAGACAG GTTAGAAGAAGCTGTTAACAGCACAGAGAGGACAAGAGACAGTACAGGGAAGAGATACAAGGATTTTCAGATACCGTGGGAGTGGATGCTCGACGCAGGACTGATTGGACAG CTAAAATACAGCTCGCTGAGACTAGCTCAGGCGTACATGAAGCGAATAACCAAGGAGCTGGAATCAAATGGAGGCGGTAAAGAAGGGAATCTATTGCTTCAAGGGGTCAGATTTGCCTACACAATACACcag TTTGCTGGCGGTTTTGACGAAGAAACATTACGCATATTTAATGAGCTAAAGAAGATCACTACAAGTGAATCCAAGAAGATAAATAAGTAA